The Agromyces mangrovi genome contains a region encoding:
- a CDS encoding glycine betaine ABC transporter substrate-binding protein — protein MNKRHLTGALALGAAASLVLAGCASDGDTADSGDSDAASQEITIAVFNGWDEGIAASELWNAILTEQGYDVTLEYADVAPVFSGLSTGDYDATFDVWLPQTHASYIEEYGDDIVDLGAWNEEAALTIAVNEDAPIDSLADLADNADAFGDRIVGIEPGAGLTGAVEDSVIPTYGLEDMEFLTSSTPAMLAELTAATDAGENVIVTLWRPHWAYDAFPIKDLEDPEGTLGTAEGIHTYAKSSFEDEFPEVAEWFSNFQMDSELLYSLENVMFNENDTDDYQPIVAEWIADNQEWVDSLTQ, from the coding sequence ATGAACAAGCGACACCTCACCGGCGCGCTCGCCCTCGGTGCCGCCGCGAGCCTCGTGCTCGCCGGCTGCGCCTCGGACGGCGACACCGCCGACAGCGGCGACAGCGACGCCGCTTCGCAGGAGATCACCATCGCCGTCTTCAACGGCTGGGACGAGGGCATCGCGGCCAGCGAGCTCTGGAACGCGATCCTGACCGAGCAGGGCTACGACGTCACCCTCGAGTACGCCGACGTGGCTCCCGTGTTCTCGGGCCTGTCGACCGGCGACTACGACGCGACCTTCGACGTCTGGCTGCCGCAGACCCACGCCTCGTACATCGAGGAGTACGGCGACGACATCGTCGACCTCGGAGCCTGGAACGAGGAGGCCGCCCTCACCATCGCGGTGAACGAGGACGCCCCGATCGACTCGCTCGCCGACCTCGCCGACAACGCCGACGCGTTCGGCGACCGCATCGTCGGCATCGAGCCGGGCGCCGGCCTCACCGGCGCCGTCGAGGACTCGGTCATCCCGACCTACGGCCTCGAGGACATGGAGTTCCTCACGTCGTCGACCCCGGCCATGCTCGCCGAGCTGACCGCGGCCACCGACGCGGGCGAGAACGTCATCGTCACCCTGTGGCGTCCGCACTGGGCCTACGACGCGTTCCCGATCAAGGACCTCGAGGACCCCGAGGGCACCCTGGGCACCGCCGAGGGCATCCACACCTACGCGAAGTCGTCGTTCGAGGACGAGTTCCCCGAGGTCGCCGAGTGGTTCTCGAACTTCCAGATGGACAGCGAGCTGCTGTACTCGCTCGAGAACGTGATGTTCAACGAGAACGACACCGACGACTACCAGCCCATCGTGGCCGAGTGGATCGCCGACAACCAGGAGTGGGT
- a CDS encoding ABC transporter permease, whose product MNEFRLPLGQWVEDFIDVLTDVLSGFFAVVRAVFLGFYDGVDWVLSTPPFWVIIVLVAALAWWARGWKLAVGSAVGLLVILGVDQWANAMDTLALVLVASTIAVVIAIPVGILAARSDLASKIIKPILDFMQTMPAFVYLIPALILFRVGVVPGIVATIVFAMAPGVRLTELGIRGVDKEVVEAGQAFGSSPGRILRQIQLPLAMPSIMAGVNQVIMLSLSMVVIAGMVGAGGLGGDVVASLNRIDVALGFEAGLSVVILAVILDRITGAFGGGLRKRPKKAKADASEPAPTAEPAPAA is encoded by the coding sequence ATGAACGAGTTCCGCCTGCCCCTCGGCCAGTGGGTCGAGGACTTCATCGACGTGCTGACCGACGTGCTCTCCGGCTTCTTCGCCGTGGTGCGCGCCGTGTTCCTCGGCTTCTACGACGGCGTCGACTGGGTGCTCTCCACCCCGCCGTTCTGGGTGATCATCGTGCTCGTCGCGGCGCTCGCCTGGTGGGCGCGCGGCTGGAAGCTCGCGGTCGGCTCGGCCGTGGGCCTCCTCGTGATCCTCGGCGTCGACCAGTGGGCGAACGCCATGGACACCCTGGCGCTCGTGCTCGTCGCGTCGACCATCGCGGTCGTCATCGCGATCCCCGTCGGCATCCTGGCCGCGCGCAGCGACCTCGCGTCCAAGATCATCAAGCCGATCCTCGACTTCATGCAGACGATGCCCGCCTTCGTCTACCTGATCCCCGCGCTCATCCTGTTCCGCGTCGGCGTCGTGCCCGGCATCGTCGCGACCATCGTGTTCGCGATGGCCCCCGGCGTCCGGCTCACCGAGCTCGGCATCCGCGGCGTCGACAAGGAGGTCGTCGAGGCCGGCCAGGCGTTCGGCTCGTCCCCCGGCCGCATCCTGCGCCAGATCCAGCTGCCGCTGGCGATGCCCTCGATCATGGCGGGCGTCAACCAGGTCATCATGCTCTCGCTCTCGATGGTCGTCATCGCGGGCATGGTCGGCGCGGGCGGCCTCGGCGGCGACGTCGTGGCGAGCCTGAACCGCATCGACGTCGCGCTCGGCTTCGAGGCCGGTCTGTCGGTCGTGATCCTCGCGGTCATCCTCGACCGCATCACCGGCGCGTTCGGCGGCGGGCTGCGCAAGCGCCCGAAGAAGGCGAAGGCGGATGCCTCCGAGCCGGCGCCCACCGCGGAGCCGGCGCCCGCCGCCTGA
- a CDS encoding quaternary amine ABC transporter ATP-binding protein, producing MTQPPAPNAPIPTDESPALEVRNLFKFFGRRPGEAVQRLRDGATRDELAGLGTAAVIDADFDVRRGEIFVVMGLSGSGKSTLIRTLNGLLEPTSGSITVAGERISGISPKRLRDVRRRRISMVFQHFALLPHRTVLDNAAYALEVQGVPLAERTQRARTVLERVGLAGWEDKLPDELSGGMKQRVGLARALAADTDILLMDEAFSALDPLIRREMQEQLVELQQELGKTIVFITHDLNEAMFLGDRIAVMRDGRIVQLGTAEEILTDPADDYVAQFVQDVDRARVLTASNVMEKARAVMSASAGPRHALRIMRDLQTSVVYVVGGGRRLLGIVRDREVLKLVRDGVHSLDSAIRDDYPVVGPDELLSDLLGTSVESDLPIAVVDDQQRLVGVVPRVTLLAALGNVSTDTGGQPVIELPHTTIPIDVLTETLHATADGEPEASVAVADATAPEAADEAPVATERSRA from the coding sequence CCCCATCCCGACCGACGAGTCGCCCGCACTCGAGGTCCGCAACCTCTTCAAGTTCTTCGGCCGCCGCCCCGGCGAGGCCGTCCAGCGCCTGCGCGACGGGGCGACCCGCGACGAGCTCGCCGGCCTCGGCACCGCCGCCGTGATCGACGCCGACTTCGACGTGCGGCGCGGCGAGATCTTCGTGGTCATGGGGCTCTCCGGCTCCGGCAAGTCCACGCTCATCCGCACGCTCAACGGGCTGCTCGAGCCCACCAGCGGCAGCATCACCGTGGCGGGGGAGCGCATCAGCGGCATCTCGCCGAAGCGCCTGCGCGACGTGCGTCGCCGCCGCATCTCGATGGTGTTCCAGCACTTCGCGCTGCTGCCGCACCGCACCGTGCTCGACAACGCCGCCTACGCGCTCGAGGTGCAGGGCGTGCCGCTCGCCGAGCGCACCCAGCGCGCCCGCACCGTGCTCGAGCGCGTCGGCCTCGCCGGCTGGGAGGACAAGCTCCCCGACGAGCTCTCGGGCGGCATGAAGCAGCGCGTCGGCCTCGCCCGCGCGCTCGCGGCCGACACCGACATCCTCCTCATGGACGAGGCGTTCTCGGCGCTCGACCCGCTCATCCGCCGCGAGATGCAGGAGCAGCTCGTCGAGCTGCAGCAGGAGCTCGGCAAGACCATCGTCTTCATCACGCACGACCTCAACGAGGCGATGTTCCTGGGCGACCGCATCGCGGTCATGCGCGACGGCCGCATCGTGCAGCTCGGCACCGCCGAGGAGATCCTCACCGACCCGGCCGACGACTACGTGGCCCAGTTCGTGCAGGACGTCGACCGCGCCCGCGTGCTCACGGCGTCGAACGTCATGGAGAAAGCCCGCGCCGTCATGAGCGCGTCGGCCGGCCCGCGCCACGCCCTGCGCATCATGCGCGACCTGCAGACCTCGGTGGTCTACGTGGTCGGCGGCGGCCGGCGCCTGCTCGGCATCGTGCGCGACCGCGAGGTGCTGAAGCTCGTGCGCGACGGCGTGCACAGCCTCGACTCGGCGATCCGCGACGACTACCCGGTCGTCGGCCCCGACGAACTGCTCTCCGACCTGCTCGGCACGTCGGTCGAGTCCGACCTGCCGATCGCCGTGGTCGACGACCAGCAGCGCCTCGTCGGCGTCGTGCCGCGCGTGACGCTCCTCGCCGCGCTCGGCAACGTCTCGACCGACACCGGCGGGCAGCCCGTGATCGAGCTGCCGCACACGACGATCCCGATCGACGTGCTCACCGAGACGCTGCACGCGACGGCCGACGGCGAGCCCGAGGCATCCGTCGCTGTCGCCGACGCCACCGCCCCGGAGGCCGCCGACGAAGCGCCCGTCGCGACCGAGAGGAGCCGCGCATGA